The Urbifossiella limnaea genome has a window encoding:
- a CDS encoding DUF1501 domain-containing protein, producing MNRRDFLAASAALAAPQLASADPPAPRGKAEACIFVWLGGGMGQIDTFDPKARGLNKGTPKKAGSLYDSVPTATPGVRFCEHLPRVAAISDRLTAVRTVNHSVVDEHAFATNLVHTGRVTSGNVVYPSVGSIVAHERGAAAAGVPPYVLIGYPNVSRGPGFLGSKAGFVYLTDTAAGPAGFARPADVDEARAAARRRLLEAAGAPAPAGSAAAGYEAAQAEALRLAGPGFLRHFDLTREASATRERFGGEFGQRCLVARRLVEAGVRFVEVSHNLNFLNGTGWDVHNDGIDNQHLLVRELDAALSALVLDLESRKLLDRTLVVVATEFGRPPEFDGGGGRGHQGTAFSMVLAGGGLRHRGAYGVTDDLAKRVVSDPVPLVDFHATVHAALGIDPAKELYDGPRPVPITDGGRPVRALFA from the coding sequence ATGAACCGCCGCGACTTCCTGGCCGCGTCCGCCGCCCTCGCCGCGCCGCAGCTCGCCAGCGCCGACCCGCCCGCGCCGCGCGGGAAGGCCGAGGCGTGTATCTTCGTCTGGCTCGGCGGCGGCATGGGGCAGATCGACACGTTCGACCCCAAGGCCAGGGGGCTGAACAAGGGGACGCCGAAGAAGGCCGGGTCGCTGTACGACTCGGTCCCGACCGCCACCCCGGGCGTGCGGTTCTGCGAACACCTGCCGCGGGTCGCCGCGATCAGCGACCGGCTGACGGCCGTCCGCACCGTCAACCACAGCGTCGTGGACGAGCACGCCTTCGCCACCAACCTCGTCCACACCGGCCGCGTGACCAGCGGGAACGTCGTGTACCCGTCGGTCGGCTCGATCGTGGCCCACGAGCGCGGCGCGGCCGCGGCGGGGGTGCCGCCCTACGTGCTGATCGGCTACCCGAACGTCAGCCGCGGGCCGGGGTTCCTCGGGTCGAAGGCCGGGTTCGTGTACCTCACCGACACCGCCGCCGGCCCGGCCGGGTTCGCCCGCCCGGCGGACGTGGACGAGGCCCGCGCCGCCGCCCGCCGCCGGCTGCTGGAAGCGGCCGGCGCCCCCGCCCCGGCCGGGTCCGCGGCCGCCGGGTACGAGGCGGCGCAGGCCGAGGCGCTGCGGCTGGCCGGCCCCGGCTTCCTCCGCCACTTCGACCTGACCCGCGAGGCGTCGGCCACCCGCGAGCGGTTCGGCGGCGAGTTCGGCCAGCGCTGCCTCGTCGCCCGCCGGCTGGTCGAGGCCGGGGTGCGGTTCGTCGAGGTGTCGCACAACCTGAACTTCCTCAACGGCACCGGCTGGGACGTGCACAACGACGGCATCGACAACCAGCACCTGCTCGTGCGCGAGCTCGACGCGGCGCTGTCGGCGCTGGTGCTGGATCTGGAATCCCGCAAGCTCCTCGACCGGACGCTGGTGGTGGTGGCGACCGAGTTCGGCCGGCCGCCGGAGTTCGACGGCGGCGGCGGCCGCGGCCACCAGGGGACGGCGTTCTCGATGGTGCTGGCCGGCGGCGGGCTGCGCCACCGCGGCGCCTACGGGGTGACCGACGACCTGGCGAAGCGGGTCGTGAGCGACCCGGTGCCGCTGGTGGACTTCCACGCGACGGTTCACGCCGCGCTCGGCATCGACCCGGCGAAGGAACTGTACGACGGCCCGCGCCCGGTCCCGATCACCGACGGCGGCCGGCCGGTCCGCGCACTCTTCGCCTGA
- a CDS encoding DUF1553 domain-containing protein — translation MPRLTVALLILAAVPLPAAAQNDAASADAPVAVWRFDGAAEPGLSPADAKHREPGPRPPAYPAFAAGNTALAFTAAHPAVTVREADLPGARLRFGNGDAVTLEAWVRVAELKDGSYAYVVGKGRTRRPGFPEMNQNYALRLKGEKGEARVSFLFSSAPGDGKPAEWHRWTTTKGFAPGGWHHVAVAYTFGEPGSVRGYVDGLAIPGVWDMGGATKRAPVADADDLTIGTGNGGGAGNSFRGQLDDVTIWRTALPADVLKNRYQFVPPPPAVRRADLPRGEVLVQLCEEGMPARNAWPDAPPPAAESYREPAFGFFEVPHKYVDTGVRADRGYPFLLRAAAVVELPPGKHRLLLRGRGASRLYLDEKLVLTTPFPPGTGDGHGTVRTPESYLNLGPDFRFAPPGNGETWATIESKGGEHLVVLESIVGHFIGSAKRRPELGETVVAVSLAGSESWQLLSPGKRVVPYTDAGWAAYEAERAARLDATNAAARAAKRAEHAPYWERRRAAARDWLAATPDEPVPALPAGYPASNPIDHFLAARVEQVKGQAVTPAGGVDFFKQVRPILEANCVGCHAGGKAKGGLRLDGRAAALEGGKTDGPAVVPGKAADSPLVQRVKSTDDDAMPPKGKRLTPEEVRVLEAWVTQGARWPDLDAAHTTLTPLADDLAFLRRVTLDTVGVVPSADEARAFLADPSPEKRTRVIDRLLADPRWADHWMGYWQDVLAENPNIINPTLNNTGPFRWWLYESFRDNKPADLFVTELLRMRGSERFGGPAGFGTASQNDAPMATKGTVVAAAFLGVEMKCARCHDAPAHRSTQRELFQLAALLDGKAAKVPATSVVTLDKAHPGGRPALISVTLAAGATIEPRWPFAAFAPEDVGAKLAENPADSRDRLAALVTAPQNERFAQVMANRVWARLMGRGVVEPVDDWERGRPSHPELLRWLGREFVRGGYDLKRLTRLVLTSHAYQRAADPTLAEAPVLFTAPARRRLAAEQVVDSLFAATGKPFRVEEVSLDVDGARAMNASITLGNPRRAWMLASTSNERDRPSLSLPRVQLVADVLQAFGWRGSRQDALTAREAAPNVLQPAILQNGPVGLWLTRLSDDHGITPLALDAKSPEALLDELYLRVLTRRPTAKERAAYSDYLRPGFDVRVRPPAPVVAEARRPVPYVSWSNHLNPEANLVKQREEEAARRGDPPTARLDPAWRGRMEDVLWAVLNSSEFVFTP, via the coding sequence ATGCCTCGCCTGACGGTCGCGCTCCTCATCCTCGCCGCCGTGCCGCTCCCCGCAGCGGCGCAGAACGACGCCGCCTCGGCCGACGCGCCCGTCGCCGTGTGGCGGTTCGACGGCGCGGCCGAACCCGGCCTGTCGCCGGCCGACGCGAAGCACCGCGAGCCCGGCCCGCGCCCGCCGGCCTACCCGGCGTTCGCCGCCGGCAACACGGCGCTGGCGTTCACGGCCGCCCACCCGGCCGTCACCGTCCGCGAGGCCGACCTGCCCGGCGCCAGGTTACGGTTCGGCAACGGCGACGCCGTCACCCTCGAAGCCTGGGTCCGCGTCGCCGAGTTGAAGGACGGCAGCTACGCCTACGTCGTCGGCAAGGGCCGCACCCGCCGGCCCGGCTTCCCCGAGATGAACCAGAACTACGCCCTGCGCCTGAAGGGCGAGAAGGGCGAGGCCCGCGTGTCGTTCCTGTTCAGCAGCGCCCCCGGCGACGGCAAGCCGGCCGAGTGGCACCGCTGGACGACGACGAAGGGATTCGCCCCCGGCGGCTGGCACCACGTCGCCGTCGCCTACACGTTCGGCGAGCCCGGCAGCGTCCGCGGGTACGTCGACGGCCTGGCGATCCCAGGCGTGTGGGACATGGGCGGCGCCACGAAGCGCGCCCCGGTCGCCGACGCCGACGACCTGACCATCGGCACCGGCAACGGCGGCGGGGCCGGCAACTCGTTCCGCGGGCAGCTCGACGACGTGACGATCTGGCGGACCGCCCTCCCCGCCGACGTGCTGAAGAACCGCTACCAGTTCGTGCCGCCGCCGCCGGCCGTGCGGCGCGCCGACCTGCCGCGGGGCGAGGTGCTGGTGCAGCTGTGCGAGGAGGGGATGCCGGCCCGCAACGCCTGGCCGGACGCGCCGCCGCCGGCCGCCGAGAGCTACCGCGAGCCCGCCTTCGGGTTCTTCGAGGTGCCGCACAAGTACGTGGACACCGGCGTCCGCGCCGACCGCGGCTACCCGTTCCTCCTCCGCGCCGCGGCGGTGGTCGAGCTGCCGCCGGGGAAGCACCGCCTGCTGCTGCGCGGCCGCGGGGCGTCGCGCCTGTACCTCGACGAGAAGCTCGTCCTCACCACGCCGTTCCCGCCCGGCACCGGCGACGGCCACGGCACCGTCCGCACGCCCGAGAGCTACCTGAACCTCGGCCCCGACTTCCGCTTCGCCCCGCCCGGCAACGGCGAGACGTGGGCGACCATCGAGTCGAAGGGCGGCGAGCACCTGGTCGTGCTGGAGTCGATCGTCGGGCACTTCATCGGCAGCGCGAAGCGGCGGCCGGAGCTGGGCGAGACGGTGGTCGCGGTGTCGCTCGCCGGCAGCGAGTCGTGGCAGCTCCTTTCGCCGGGCAAGCGCGTGGTGCCGTACACCGACGCCGGCTGGGCCGCCTACGAGGCCGAGCGCGCGGCCCGGCTCGACGCGACGAACGCCGCCGCCCGCGCCGCGAAGCGGGCCGAACACGCCCCGTATTGGGAGCGGCGCCGTGCCGCGGCGCGCGACTGGCTCGCGGCGACGCCGGACGAGCCGGTGCCGGCGCTCCCCGCGGGCTACCCCGCGTCCAACCCGATCGACCACTTCCTCGCCGCCCGCGTCGAGCAGGTGAAGGGGCAGGCCGTGACCCCCGCCGGCGGCGTCGACTTCTTCAAGCAGGTGCGGCCGATCCTGGAGGCGAACTGCGTCGGGTGTCACGCCGGCGGCAAGGCCAAGGGCGGCTTGCGGCTCGACGGCCGCGCGGCCGCGCTCGAAGGCGGCAAGACCGACGGCCCCGCGGTCGTGCCCGGCAAGGCCGCCGACAGCCCACTCGTGCAGCGCGTGAAGTCCACGGACGACGACGCCATGCCGCCGAAGGGGAAGCGGCTGACGCCGGAGGAGGTCCGCGTCCTCGAAGCGTGGGTGACGCAGGGCGCCCGCTGGCCCGACCTCGACGCCGCCCACACCACCCTCACGCCGCTCGCCGACGATCTGGCGTTCCTCCGCCGCGTCACGCTCGACACGGTCGGCGTCGTCCCGAGTGCCGACGAGGCCCGCGCCTTCCTCGCCGACCCGTCGCCCGAGAAGCGGACGCGGGTGATCGACCGCCTCCTCGCCGACCCGCGCTGGGCCGACCACTGGATGGGCTACTGGCAGGACGTGCTGGCCGAGAACCCGAACATCATCAACCCGACGCTCAACAACACCGGCCCGTTCCGGTGGTGGCTGTACGAGTCGTTCCGCGACAACAAGCCGGCCGACCTGTTCGTGACCGAGCTGCTGCGGATGCGCGGCAGCGAGCGGTTCGGCGGCCCGGCCGGGTTCGGCACCGCGTCGCAGAACGACGCCCCGATGGCGACGAAGGGGACGGTGGTCGCGGCCGCGTTCCTGGGCGTGGAGATGAAGTGCGCCCGCTGCCACGACGCGCCGGCGCACCGGTCCACCCAGCGGGAGCTGTTCCAGCTCGCGGCGCTGCTCGACGGCAAGGCCGCGAAGGTGCCGGCCACGAGCGTCGTGACGCTGGACAAGGCCCACCCCGGCGGCCGGCCGGCGCTCATCAGCGTCACCCTCGCCGCCGGCGCGACCATCGAGCCGCGCTGGCCGTTCGCCGCGTTCGCCCCCGAAGACGTAGGCGCGAAGCTGGCCGAGAACCCCGCCGACTCCCGCGACCGGCTCGCGGCGCTGGTCACGGCCCCGCAGAACGAGCGGTTCGCGCAGGTGATGGCGAACCGCGTGTGGGCGCGGCTCATGGGCCGCGGCGTCGTGGAGCCGGTGGACGACTGGGAGCGCGGCCGGCCGTCGCACCCCGAGCTGCTCCGCTGGCTCGGCCGCGAGTTCGTCCGCGGCGGGTACGACCTGAAGCGGCTGACGCGGCTCGTGCTCACGTCGCACGCCTACCAGCGCGCCGCCGACCCGACGCTGGCCGAAGCGCCCGTGTTGTTCACCGCCCCGGCCCGCCGCCGGCTCGCCGCCGAGCAGGTCGTGGACTCGCTGTTCGCCGCCACCGGCAAGCCGTTCCGCGTCGAGGAAGTGAGCCTGGACGTGGACGGCGCCCGCGCGATGAACGCGTCGATCACGCTGGGGAATCCCCGGCGGGCGTGGATGCTGGCGTCCACGTCGAACGAGCGCGACCGGCCGAGCCTGTCGCTGCCGCGGGTGCAGCTGGTCGCCGACGTGCTCCAGGCGTTCGGGTGGCGCGGCTCGCGGCAGGACGCGCTGACCGCCCGCGAGGCGGCGCCGAACGTGCTCCAGCCGGCGATCCTCCAGAACGGCCCGGTCGGCCTGTGGCTCACCCGGCTGAGCGACGACCACGGCATCACGCCGCTGGCCCTCGACGCGAAGTCGCCCGAGGCGCTGCTCGACGAACTGTACCTGCGCGTGCTCACGCGCCGCCCCACGGCGAAGGAACGGGCGGCGTACAGCGATTACCTTCGTCCGGGGTTCGACGTCCGGGTGCGCCCGCCGGCGCCGGTCGTGGCGGAGGCGCGGCGGCCGGTGCCGTACGTGTCGTGGTCGAACCACCTGAACCCCGAGGCGAACCTGGTCAAGCAGCGCGAGGAGGAGGCCGCCCGCCGCGGCGACCCGCCGACCGCCCGGCTCGACCCGGCGTGGCGCGGCCGCATGGAGGACGTGCTGTGGGCCGTGCTGAACTCGTCCGAATTCGTGTTCACCCCCTGA
- a CDS encoding Ig-like domain-containing protein produces the protein MGLRSWLRRAADPTTRVAPRHSFRPVLDPLEARDVPAVVGYYDMAHFQGIDSQVASITAAGHTAVRLYDLTPADLAGLDVLVVQNLFTGAYGFEYLSRLDAVQAAVGAGLSLVIHDRYVDGAESILPGGSGFNVVRDFSDANNIQVLDDGTLLTHGPGGVVTDATLDNGSYSSHGYATAASLPADARKLLSTGDPSHVVTFSYRFGAGNVVYSSIPLDYYLGQPGSPFAQVYAPNVVAYAADLLNRPPAASPVMLYTAEDAALGGRLAASDPNGDTLTYAVATGPRHGTVTVTDPATGEFVYTPAPNYFGLDEFTFAATDARGGTATGTVTVGVTPVNDAPAAAADAVAAAEDTALVVRVLDNDTDADGDSLTVTSFTQGANGVVSVGGGGVLVYTPATDFNGTDTFTYTISDGYGGTATATVTVTVAPVNDAPVATAGELALAEDGSVSIDLLANASDEDGDALIVTVTDPAHGTVTLQGGTATYTPDADFYGTDEFTYTVDDGSGGTASATVTVTVTPINDPPTAGAGADATADEGALVAFAATATDRDGDTLTYQWDFGDGSTGTGPAATHAYLDDGVYTAVLRVTDGRGGVATDTRTVTVRNVAPVVTAGPGTTIDEGGTFAATGTFSDPGLDAGSVTVDYGDGSGVQPLVLNSDGSFALTHAYADDGVYTVTVRVDDGDGGVGTAAVTVTVRNVAPVANAGADRAANRGDTVALTGTFTDPGPADTHTRTWAVRNPAGQVVASGSGAAVSFVPAAGGVYLASFTVTDDDGGTATDTVQVTVAGSTAPLTVTGPTESQLGRTVTFTAALAVSGPSLTAWVVTDSRGRIVAATVGGHVSFLVSTPGQYTVTCLAVTRSGLYTATARLTAAAPPQLPDPEPVSRPGRGRGHRG, from the coding sequence ATGGGCCTTCGCTCCTGGCTCCGCCGCGCCGCCGACCCGACCACCCGGGTCGCCCCCCGCCACTCGTTCCGTCCGGTTCTCGACCCGCTCGAGGCCCGCGACGTGCCGGCCGTCGTCGGGTACTACGACATGGCACACTTCCAGGGTATCGACTCCCAGGTCGCGTCGATCACGGCCGCCGGGCACACCGCGGTGCGGCTGTACGACCTCACCCCGGCCGACCTCGCCGGGCTCGACGTGCTGGTCGTCCAGAACCTCTTCACCGGCGCCTACGGGTTCGAGTACCTCTCCCGGCTGGACGCGGTCCAGGCGGCCGTCGGCGCGGGCCTGTCGCTCGTCATCCACGACCGGTACGTCGACGGCGCCGAGTCCATCCTCCCCGGCGGGAGCGGGTTCAACGTCGTCCGCGACTTCTCCGACGCGAACAACATTCAGGTGCTGGACGACGGCACCCTGCTGACCCACGGCCCGGGCGGGGTGGTGACCGACGCCACCCTGGACAACGGCAGCTATTCGAGCCACGGGTACGCCACCGCGGCGAGCCTCCCCGCGGACGCCCGGAAGCTCCTCAGCACCGGGGACCCGAGCCACGTCGTCACCTTCTCCTACCGGTTCGGCGCGGGGAACGTGGTGTACTCGTCGATCCCGCTCGACTACTACCTCGGCCAGCCCGGCAGCCCGTTCGCCCAGGTGTACGCGCCGAACGTGGTGGCGTACGCGGCCGACCTCCTCAACCGCCCCCCGGCCGCCAGCCCCGTCATGCTGTACACCGCCGAGGACGCGGCGCTCGGCGGCCGGCTCGCGGCGTCCGACCCCAACGGCGACACCCTGACCTACGCCGTCGCCACCGGCCCCCGCCACGGCACGGTCACCGTCACCGACCCGGCGACCGGCGAGTTCGTCTACACGCCGGCCCCGAATTACTTCGGCCTCGACGAATTCACGTTCGCCGCCACCGACGCCCGCGGCGGGACCGCGACGGGGACGGTGACGGTCGGCGTGACGCCCGTGAACGACGCGCCGGCGGCCGCCGCCGACGCGGTCGCCGCCGCCGAGGACACCGCACTCGTGGTCCGCGTTCTGGACAACGACACGGACGCGGACGGCGACAGCCTGACCGTCACGAGCTTCACCCAGGGCGCCAACGGGGTCGTGAGCGTCGGCGGCGGCGGGGTGCTCGTGTACACCCCGGCGACCGACTTCAACGGGACGGACACGTTCACCTACACCATCTCCGACGGCTACGGCGGCACCGCGACCGCCACGGTCACCGTGACCGTGGCCCCGGTCAACGACGCCCCGGTCGCCACGGCCGGCGAGCTCGCCCTGGCCGAGGACGGGTCGGTGTCGATCGACCTGCTGGCGAACGCATCGGACGAGGACGGCGACGCCCTGATCGTGACCGTCACCGACCCCGCCCACGGGACCGTCACCCTCCAGGGCGGCACGGCCACCTACACGCCCGACGCCGACTTCTACGGCACGGACGAGTTCACCTACACGGTCGACGACGGGAGCGGCGGCACGGCCTCGGCGACGGTGACCGTAACGGTCACGCCCATCAACGACCCACCGACGGCGGGCGCGGGAGCGGACGCGACCGCCGACGAGGGCGCCCTGGTCGCGTTCGCCGCAACGGCCACCGACCGCGACGGCGACACCCTCACCTACCAGTGGGACTTCGGCGACGGGTCCACGGGCACCGGGCCGGCCGCCACCCACGCCTACCTCGACGACGGCGTCTACACCGCCGTACTGAGGGTGACCGACGGCCGCGGCGGGGTGGCCACGGACACGCGGACCGTGACGGTGCGCAACGTCGCCCCCGTCGTCACCGCCGGGCCGGGTACGACGATCGACGAGGGCGGCACGTTCGCCGCGACGGGGACGTTCTCCGACCCGGGGCTGGACGCCGGGAGCGTCACGGTCGACTACGGCGACGGGTCCGGGGTACAGCCGCTGGTGCTCAACAGCGACGGGTCGTTCGCGCTCACCCACGCCTACGCCGACGACGGGGTGTACACGGTGACGGTCCGGGTGGACGACGGGGACGGGGGCGTTGGCACCGCCGCCGTGACCGTCACCGTCCGGAACGTGGCCCCGGTGGCGAACGCCGGCGCCGACCGCGCCGCGAACCGGGGCGACACCGTCGCCCTGACCGGGACGTTTACCGACCCCGGCCCGGCCGACACGCACACGCGGACCTGGGCCGTCCGCAACCCGGCGGGTCAGGTGGTCGCGAGCGGCTCCGGCGCCGCCGTCTCGTTCGTCCCGGCCGCCGGCGGCGTGTACCTGGCCAGCTTCACCGTGACCGACGACGACGGCGGCACCGCGACCGACACCGTCCAGGTGACGGTGGCCGGCAGCACGGCCCCGCTCACGGTGACCGGCCCGACGGAGAGCCAGCTGGGGCGGACGGTGACGTTCACCGCCGCCCTCGCCGTGTCGGGGCCGAGCCTGACCGCCTGGGTCGTCACCGACTCGCGCGGCCGAATCGTCGCCGCGACCGTCGGCGGGCACGTCTCCTTCCTCGTTTCGACGCCGGGCCAGTACACCGTGACCTGCCTGGCCGTCACCAGGAGCGGGCTCTACACCGCGACCGCACGGCTGACCGCGGCCGCGCCCCCGCAGCTGCCCGACCCCGAGCCCGTCAGCCGTCCGGGCCGGGGGCGCGGGCACAGGGGTTGA
- a CDS encoding alpha/beta hydrolase — protein sequence MTRLAGPLLLLFASALAAPAQPADAAKPFVPQPVLPGGVVLPLYPADSPRLKKDRLHEAERYNTTLKDKAGPTRSVINVHNPSVEVHLVGDAPGNTGSVVIVAPGGGHNILWVGPEGADFVAFFRKHGVSTVVLRNRLRVDGYEPTTDAVNDAFQAVRLVRSRAAEWKLDPARVGIMGFSAGAELAAPAALFYDDFARANGGPGDPLAKVSARPDFVGIIYPGPTPFTRDPATRVPRDVPPSFLATAGSGDRVHALWATDYFSAMLKAGVPNLEMHVYGNGGHGGGLTARGGIPFGTWPDRYVEWFRDLGFLGQPGVRTKAAADVEAYAKKAAR from the coding sequence ATGACGCGCCTCGCCGGCCCGCTGCTGCTGCTGTTCGCGTCGGCCCTCGCGGCCCCGGCCCAGCCCGCCGACGCGGCGAAGCCGTTCGTCCCGCAGCCCGTGCTGCCCGGCGGCGTGGTGCTGCCGCTGTACCCCGCCGACTCGCCGCGGCTGAAGAAGGACCGGCTCCACGAGGCCGAGCGGTACAACACCACGCTCAAGGACAAGGCCGGCCCCACCCGCAGCGTCATCAACGTCCACAACCCCTCCGTCGAGGTGCACCTCGTCGGCGACGCGCCGGGGAACACCGGCTCCGTCGTGATCGTCGCCCCGGGCGGCGGTCACAACATTCTGTGGGTCGGGCCGGAGGGGGCCGACTTCGTGGCCTTCTTCCGGAAGCACGGGGTCTCGACGGTCGTGCTGCGGAACCGCCTCCGGGTGGACGGCTACGAGCCCACGACCGACGCGGTGAACGACGCCTTCCAGGCCGTCCGGCTGGTGCGGTCGCGCGCGGCCGAGTGGAAGCTGGACCCGGCCCGCGTCGGCATCATGGGCTTCTCCGCGGGGGCCGAGCTCGCCGCGCCGGCGGCGCTCTTCTACGACGACTTCGCCCGCGCCAACGGCGGCCCGGGCGACCCGCTGGCGAAGGTGTCGGCGCGGCCCGACTTCGTCGGCATCATCTACCCCGGGCCGACGCCGTTCACCCGCGACCCGGCGACGCGCGTCCCGCGCGACGTGCCGCCGAGCTTCCTCGCCACGGCCGGCTCCGGCGACCGTGTCCACGCGCTGTGGGCGACCGACTACTTCTCGGCGATGCTGAAGGCCGGCGTCCCGAACCTGGAGATGCACGTGTACGGCAACGGCGGCCACGGCGGCGGGCTGACCGCCCGCGGCGGCATCCCGTTCGGCACGTGGCCCGACCGGTACGTCGAGTGGTTCCGCGACCTCGGCTTCCTGGGGCAGCCGGGCGTGCGGACGAAGGCCGCCGCCGACGTGGAGGCGTACGCGAAGAAGGCCGCGCGCTGA
- the queA gene encoding tRNA preQ1(34) S-adenosylmethionine ribosyltransferase-isomerase QueA, which yields MFFDYPLPDRLVAQHPAERRDESRLLVVRRATGALEHRVFRELPELLSAGDLLALNDTKVIPARVVGRREATGGKWEGLFVREAAGGLWELLAQTRGYAQPGETFALDPGPLRLTLRGRTPDRHWLMEPDRPGTPAELLAVSGHVPLPPYIRKGRAADTDRTRYQTVFAAADGSVAAPTAGLHFTPELLARLAAAGVSDTRVTLHVGLGTFALVKAADPTQHAIHSEWCEVTEGAAAAVAACKARGGRVVAVGTTATRTLETAAQGGTVAPYRGETDLFIHAPFTFRAVDALVTNFHLPRTTLLLLVGAFAGGELLRRAYAEAVAREYRFFSYGDAMLVL from the coding sequence ATGTTTTTTGACTACCCCCTCCCCGACCGGCTCGTCGCCCAGCACCCCGCGGAGCGGCGCGACGAGTCGCGCCTCCTCGTCGTCCGCCGCGCCACCGGCGCGCTGGAGCACCGCGTCTTCCGCGAGCTGCCGGAGTTGCTCTCCGCCGGCGACCTGCTCGCGCTCAACGACACGAAGGTGATCCCCGCCCGCGTCGTCGGCCGGCGCGAGGCCACCGGCGGCAAGTGGGAAGGCCTGTTCGTCCGCGAGGCGGCCGGCGGCCTGTGGGAGCTCCTGGCGCAGACCCGCGGCTACGCCCAGCCCGGCGAAACTTTCGCGCTCGACCCCGGCCCGCTGCGGCTGACGCTCCGCGGCCGCACGCCCGACCGGCACTGGCTCATGGAGCCCGACCGGCCCGGCACCCCCGCCGAACTGCTGGCCGTCTCCGGCCACGTGCCCCTGCCGCCGTACATCCGCAAGGGCCGCGCCGCCGACACCGACCGCACCCGCTACCAGACCGTGTTCGCCGCCGCCGACGGGTCCGTCGCCGCGCCGACGGCCGGGCTCCACTTCACCCCCGAGCTGCTGGCCCGGCTCGCGGCCGCCGGCGTGAGTGACACCCGGGTGACACTCCACGTCGGCCTCGGCACGTTCGCCCTGGTGAAGGCCGCCGACCCGACCCAGCACGCGATCCATTCCGAGTGGTGCGAGGTGACCGAAGGCGCGGCCGCGGCGGTGGCGGCGTGCAAGGCCCGCGGCGGCAGGGTGGTGGCGGTCGGCACGACGGCGACGCGGACGCTGGAGACGGCGGCGCAGGGCGGCACGGTGGCGCCGTACCGCGGCGAGACCGACCTGTTCATCCATGCGCCGTTCACCTTCCGGGCAGTGGACGCGCTGGTGACGAACTTCCACCTGCCGCGGACGACGCTGCTGCTGCTGGTGGGGGCGTTCGCCGGCGGCGAGTTGCTGCGGCGGGCGTACGCGGAGGCGGTGGCCCGCGAGTACCGCTTCTTCAGCTACGGCGACGCGATGCTGGTGCTGTAG
- a CDS encoding DUF1501 domain-containing protein: protein MALPHPTRRAALVAGGMSYFGCDLATRVLAAPAAARPTARSAIMIWLSGGASHIDTWDMKPDAPEEYRGTFRPVDTSAPGVRLCEHLPHLGKQAHHLAVVRSLGDHRRGTGDHHAGYYYNLTGHAPDRTFHQLLNARTPYPTDWPSMASVVALKRPPHPHLPNAITLPHKEGAPEYTRPGQFAARLGVEYDPVFVDGTRERPLDFAVPALSLGGDLTAERLGDRRSLLGAIDAAHRFADDSAANRDYTTYQRKAFTLLSSRQTKAAFDLRAEPERVREKYGRGINAASMLLARRLVEAGVPFVSVFWKGDKELDTLCKSGGGWDTHGNNFNCLKDRLLPEFDRPFAALLDDLHQRGMLASTLVLVTSEMGRMPKIGDRRSGGVAGAGRDHWPACQSVLLAGGGVRGGQVFGTTDKRAEYPDQNPVAPEHIARTVFHAMGIDDLSATDREGRPFGLMDDGRPLTELF from the coding sequence ATGGCCCTTCCCCACCCCACCCGGCGTGCCGCCCTCGTCGCCGGCGGCATGAGCTACTTCGGGTGCGACCTCGCCACCCGCGTCCTCGCCGCCCCCGCGGCGGCGCGGCCGACGGCCCGCTCGGCGATCATGATCTGGCTCAGCGGCGGCGCGTCGCACATCGACACCTGGGACATGAAGCCGGACGCCCCGGAGGAGTACCGCGGCACCTTCCGCCCGGTGGACACGTCCGCCCCCGGCGTGCGCCTGTGCGAGCACCTGCCGCACCTCGGGAAGCAGGCGCACCACCTCGCCGTCGTGCGGTCGCTCGGCGACCACCGCCGCGGCACCGGCGACCATCACGCCGGGTACTACTACAACCTCACCGGCCACGCCCCGGACCGCACGTTCCACCAGCTCCTCAACGCCCGCACGCCGTACCCCACCGACTGGCCGTCGATGGCCTCGGTGGTCGCGCTCAAGCGGCCGCCGCACCCGCACCTGCCGAACGCGATCACGCTGCCGCACAAGGAGGGCGCCCCCGAGTACACCCGGCCGGGGCAGTTCGCGGCGCGGCTCGGCGTCGAGTACGACCCGGTGTTCGTGGACGGCACCCGCGAGCGGCCGCTCGACTTCGCCGTGCCGGCCCTCAGCCTCGGCGGCGACCTGACCGCCGAGCGCCTCGGCGACCGCCGCTCCCTGCTCGGCGCGATCGACGCCGCCCACCGGTTCGCCGACGACTCGGCCGCCAACCGCGACTACACGACGTACCAGCGGAAGGCGTTCACGCTGCTGTCGTCGCGGCAGACGAAGGCGGCGTTCGACCTGCGGGCCGAGCCGGAGCGGGTGCGCGAGAAGTACGGCCGCGGCATCAACGCCGCGTCGATGCTGCTGGCCCGCCGGCTGGTCGAGGCCGGGGTGCCGTTCGTGAGCGTGTTCTGGAAGGGCGACAAGGAGCTCGACACGCTGTGCAAGAGCGGCGGCGGGTGGGACACGCACGGGAACAACTTCAACTGCCTGAAGGACCGCCTCCTCCCCGAGTTCGACCGGCCGTTCGCCGCGCTGCTCGACGACCTCCACCAGCGCGGCATGCTCGCCTCCACGCTGGTACTCGTGACGAGCGAGATGGGGCGGATGCCGAAGATCGGCGACCGCCGCTCCGGCGGCGTGGCCGGCGCCGGCCGCGACCACTGGCCGGCGTGCCAGTCGGTACTGCTCGCCGGCGGCGGCGTCCGCGGCGGCCAGGTGTTCGGCACGACCGACAAGCGCGCCGAGTACCCGGACCAGAACCCGGTCGCCCCCGAGCACATCGCCCGGACCGTGTTCCACGCGATGGGGATCGACGACCTGTCCGCCACCGACCGCGAGGGCCGGCCGTTCGGCCTGATGGACGACGGCCGCCCGCTCACCGAACTGTTCTGA